Below is a window of Roseofilum reptotaenium CS-1145 DNA.
TGACCCTTCACGAGATGTTTTTATCCTTCCAGAAACACCCTTTGACACCCTCGATTTTGCCAGTGAAAAAATTGGCTTAGGAGGTAGAATGGGTGTTGATGCAACCACGAAAATATACCCAGAAACCACTCATGAATGGGGCGCAGTTCTCGACTCAGATCCAGACATAGCTGCTAAAGTAGACCAACGCTGGCAAGAGTATGGATTAGCCGATCTCACCCTCGGAGAAGTTGACCCCAATGTATTTGGTTACGAAATGCCATCAAAATTCAACCACTGAACCGGATCAATTCTGATACCATTTCTTCTAAGATTGCCATTAATCAATCCTTAGGAGGTAACTTGTTCTGGGACAATTGTTAAAGGACATCATTATAGAGAAATGGTATGACAAATCAAAATTTGTCGTTTACACTATCCCTACAGCCTGATTAAGTCTTTAATTCTAGTTTTAAGACCAAGGAGAAGGAGATCCATAATTATGTCCAAGCCCAAGCGCCGCCTACGACAGCTCGTGTTAGCTGCCATGGTTTGCACCCTCGCTAGTTGGGGCGATGTTGTGCCCAGACCCATGCGCTCTGCCGCAGTTGCCCAAGAAGAAGCTACAACGGCTTCTGCCCCCGCACCCAAAACCACCGAAGATCCAGATATTCCTGTTGATGAACTCAGACTTTTAGTCAAGCCTCTAACCTTAGCTGAATTACAAATTGAAGCTGAAGCCTGGCAGGGTTTACTACAAGCCAAAGTACGGGAAATCTCCAACCAAGAAATTGCCATTAAGCGCAAGAACCGCAAGATTCAGGAGACCGAAGACGCGGTACAAAAACTTGAGGAAGCTCAACAAACTCTAGAAGAAGCCCAGGAAGCGGAAGTCACAGAAGGTGCTGGTAGTACCGCCGTGATTGAGAAAACGGAAGAGGCTGAAGCAGCTTTACAAGAAGCTCAGGAATCCGTAGAAGCGGCAGCAGAAGCAGAGCAGCAAATTCAGGAGGATGAGGAATTACGAGAAACGGTTGAATCAACTTTGGACACTGAGCCAGAGCAAGAAGAATTGGGTTCTCTCCTAGAAAATGACCTCAATACTGAGGATGTAGAAGCCGTACAAGAAGATTTTGAAGAGGCGGCTGCTCTACTCGAAGGGGAAGTCGAAGGGGCAACTGAGGATTCAGAAGAAATCGATCCAGTCACTGACGCTCCCCTAGGAGAAGGAGAAACGGCTGCTGAGAGTGATGGCATCACCGACACAGAGGAGAGGATTGGACAACTCGGCCAAGTAGAAACTCAGTTGGAACAAGCCGCAGAAGCTGAAGAAGATGTGAAGCAGGAGTTGATTGTTGGAGTCACGGAGCTGCAAAATCAGCAAACGGCTCTAGCAGACCGCTTTAAGGTGATTTTAGATGCCATAGATCGGCGAGGTGGAGATACAGAATCCTATCGTACATATATTGCTGCTGTTAGTGGTATCGAAATTGATGTGACCGATACTCAAGGATTAATGGTTCGGCTCTTAGCTTGGGCGCAGTCGGAAGAAGGGGGTTTACGCTGGGCTAGAAGTCTAGGAATCTTTTTGGGTATTGTCTCTGTTTCTGGGGTAGTGTCTTGGTTTGGTGGAAATGCGCTTGATGCATTGTTCGTGAGGACTTCATTTGCCTCTGAGTTATTTGAGGGCTTTATCGTCAAGACCTTCCGCCGAGGAACTATAGTGATGGGAGTTCTGATCGGCTTAACTGCCCTAGGAGTAAGCCTTGGGCCTCTTCTGGCTCTTATTGGGGGTGCAAGTTTCATCCTTGCCTTCGCGCTACAAAGCAACCTGAGTAACTTGGCCAGTGGTTTGATGCTGATGTTCTATAAACCCTTTGATGTGGGAGATGAAGTTAAGGTTGCTGGGATGTGGGCTATAGTTGATTCCATTAGCTTGGCGAACACAACGTTCAAAAGTTGGAATGGTGAACTGGTTGCTGTTCCCAATAGTACGGTTTGGAACGACAACATCTACAACCTCACCCATACGGATGTCCGGAAAGTTAAGCATACGCTTCGCCTCAATGTGAATGAGGATCTGCCCCGTGTTAAAGAGCTATTGGTTGAGGTCATGAAATCCCATCCCAAAGTCCTGCAAGACAAACCGATTGGGACGTATGTCTATTGGTATCAAGAGGATCATATTCCCATTAGTGCAGCCTGCTGGGCAACCAAGGAAGATTACTGGTATGTTTGGGAAGAAACCTTGATCATGATTCAAGAACGGTTCAAACAAGAAGGGATTAGTGTGGCAATTCCGACACAGGTGGAAATTGGATATGAGTTTCTCCAAAAACATAGTGGCAACATGCCTTCCTCTCTTGGTGAATCGACAATGCCTTCCTCTCTCTCTGGTTCCACGGCCAGTTTTGCTAAAAATAGCTAAGTAAGGTTGTGTAGGTGGAGGCAATAATGCCCCCCTACGGCCTTTTAATTGGCTTTTAAGATATTGGGTTTCCAAAAGCCCCACACAAAGGTGAGTAAAATTAGAGATATCATCAGCCATTCCGGAGGCACGATATCGGGAGTAATGACCTTAGCTAGGAGTCTTAATCCCACAAAGGCGACGGTAATATATCCAGCATCTTCAAGATTTTCAAACTCATCTAACCAACGGATAAATAGGTTCGCGAGAAAGCGTAGAGCTACAATCCCTAAAATTCCTCCCATCAAAACTAACACAATTTCATCGGTAATAGCGATCGCCGTCGTGACACTGTCTAAAGAAAAGGCTAAATCAGTCACCGCAATGATCGGAACAGCTTGCCACAGAGACTGGAATTTTGGCCCGTGGTGAGGGCGATCGGTTTCCTCTTCGTCTGAAGTAAAATAGTTAAAAACTAACCAGAGCAGATACACGGCCCCTAAAAATTCAAATTGCCAGAAGCGAATCACCCAAGTTGCTGTTAAAATAAGTATAATCCGCAGAATAAATGCAGCAGCCAAGCCAAAGTTGAGGGCTTGTTGTTGATGTTTCTGGCTCTCTAATCCCTTAGAAATTGAAGCCAAGGCGACAGCATTATCGGCTGAAAGTACGGCTTCTAGCGCCACTAAAATGATGATTAGAAACAGGGTATCTAACCCAAAGTGGTGCGAAAAATCTAAGATAACGTCTAGCATTAATGGAGTCTCGAATTTGAATTAAACGACCAACAAAAACCCTATTTCAGGGAAACAGGGGAAGCAAGGTTGAACTGAAATCAGCGTGAACAGTGTTGCCGCTGATTCGATCAGCTTATTCTTACGAATTTAAGAGAAAGAATGATAGAAAAAACAAGCTTTTTCCTGTTTTGATTATACCAGAAATCCGTTAATTTTGCACAGAACTGATTACCTATGCTTGAGCAAATTTTATCTTCATCCTTGTGGACTCAATTTCGGGCTGCTTATCCTACGGCAAGCCTTATTTCGGAGCTACTTCATATTCACGATCGCCAGTATATTGTCCGGGTGCAAATCCAATGCGGTAACTTAGTCTTAGCAACGGGTTTATCAGCCGATCGCCAAATCGAAAAAGCAGAAGATCAAGCCAGAGAACGGGCGATCGCTCTTTTACATTCTCCTTCCTCTCGACCTACTCCCGCAATGGGTGCGGTACAACCGACTTTAGTGGAACCGTCTCCAGTGGAAACAGCTCTAGTGGAACCGACTCCAGTTAAACCGACTGTCGTGGAACCCACTCCAGTTGAACCCATTGCAGCACCCCAACCCACTCCCCCAAAACCCGCTCCTCCAAAACTTGAAGTCAAAGCGCCTGAACCCGAACCCGAACGGGAAACCTGGTCACCCATTCCTCCTCTAGCAGAGGATACAGAAGATTACACCGATCAACCCCTACCTCCTCCACCTGCCCCCGAAACCGAACCCTTACCCGAACCAGAAGAAGAATTTGACTTCACTGACATTAGCCTCAAAATCGATATGGAACTCAAGCATATTGGATGGAGCAGTAAGCGAGAGAGTGAATACCTCAAACGTATCTATGGCAAAAACAAACGCATGATTCTGGGCGATCAGGAAATGAAAGAATTTCTAGAATATCTACAAACCTATGCCCAAACCGATGTCGAACTGAAAAAAGTCGGGTGGAGCGCTCAACAAGGAAAAGACTATCTGAAAAACCAATATCCAGATAGTCAAGGTTCCCGTCTGATGTTGACCTGTAGTCAAATCAAAGAATTTCTCGATTACCTGCAACAAACCGCTTCATCTAATGAAGAGTTCTTTTAGAGATGAGATGCAGAGGAATGGGGAGATAGGCAGATCAGCTATTGCCTATTGCCCATTCCCTATTCCCTAATTAACCACACTGATGGGTTGACTGGCAGAAGGACGGCGATTAATCACTTGATCGATTAACCCGTATTCCATTGCCTCATTGGAGGACATAAAGAAATCACGTTCTGTATCTTCTTGAATGCGCTCCAAAGGTTGGCCGGTATGACTGGCTAATAATTCATTCAACCGTTCCTTATGATAGAGAATTTCCTTGGCTTGGATCTCAATATCCGTTGCTTGGCCTTGCGCTCCTCCTAAGGGTTGGTGAATCATAATCCGAGAATGGGGTAAGCTCATACGCTTGCCTTTCATCCCTGCACTGAGCAGAAAAGCACCCATACTAGCAGCCAAGCCTACACAAATGGTAGACACATCCGGCCGAATTTGATTCATGGTGTCAAAAATCCCCATACCCGCCGTGACCGATCCTCCCGGTGAGTTAATGTAGAGATAGATATCTTTCTCTGGATCTTCAGCATCCAAAAATAGGAGCTGGGCTACAACTAAGTTTGCCACATCTGCATCGATCGCCTGTCCGAGAAATACAATTCTTTCTCGTAACAGTCGGGAATAGATATCAAAGGCCCGTTCACCACGTCCAGATTGTTCAATGACGGTCGGAATCATCGTGTTCTACCCTATTTTCGTAAAGTTTTATTAATTCTGACACTTTTCTGCGAACAATGACAGTGGTGATGATCGTACCTAGGGAATGGTAGAGATGGGAAGGATGCGGTGATGCGGTGACATGGGGACGGTGATTACTTAAATTACCCATGATCCCATAATTGCTGAGTTAAAATGGGCAAGTGCGATCGCCGAGCAAAGATCGTAAATCATTTTAGGGCATAACCTCTACTAGCGCCATTTGTCTGAACTTTCCCTTTATCCTCCAAGATTAGAAAACTACCATGGCCGCATTTTTACCCCGCCTATCTTCAGGTTCAACCCTTCTAGTCCTTAGCCTCTGTCCTTGGCTCAGTGTTTTCGGGTCTGTCAAAGGAGCAGCCCAACCCGCTCCGATTATAGCGGCTCCTGATGGGACTCGGACGCAAGTACAGGCGATCGGTAACCAATACCAAATTACCGGCGGTCAGGTCTCTTCAGATGGAGCCAACCTCTTTCATAGCTTTACTCAATTTGGACTCTCTCCAGGACAAATTGCTAACTTCCTGGCCAACCCGAACCTGCAAAATATCCTCGGTCGTATTAACGGTGGAGATCCTTCCATTATTAATGGATTACTACAAGTGAGTGGGGGAAATCCGAACCTCTATCTGGTTAACCCCGCAGGTATTGTCTTTGGCCCCAACGCCAGTCTCAACGTCCCGGCTGCTTTTCATGCCAGCACCGCCACCGCCCTTGGATTTGATGGACTGAATGGAGAGACCAATTGGTTTCAAGTCTTGGGATCGAATGACTATAACGCACTGATAGGTCAACCCACGACTTTTGAGTTTCAGACTGCCAATCCTGGTGTAATTGTTAACTTAGGGAACTTAGAGGTTGCAGCGGGTGAGAGCTTAACCCTGATGGGAGGAACAGCACTCAATGCCGGAACTCTTACGGCTCCTGGAGGAAACCTTACCGTTACTGCTATTCCAGGAGCGCAACGAGTAAGAATTTCTCAACCCGGTCATTTGTTGAGCTTAGATTTACCCCTGAATCCTAATTCTAATCCATTCATTGCTCCCAATTTAGCCACCTTACTCTCGACCTCAGGAATCGATCACGCTTCTGAACTGCACATTAACCAGCAAGGACAGGTGATTTTAACGGGTTCAGGAATGATTGTACCTGAAATACCAGGAGTGGCGATCGCCTCTGGAACTCTGGATATTTCCACCTCCAACCCCAATAGTCTCCCCAGCACCCTGAATATTTTTGGTCAACACGTCGGTCTTATCAACGCGCATCTCAACGCTTCAAGTCCTTCTCAAGGGGGAACCATCCACATTGGGGGAGGATTTCAAGGACGAGGAGACCAACCTAACGCTACCCATACCCTTATTGATAGCCAAACCCTGATTCAGTCCAATAGCACCAATCAGGGAAACGGTGGTGAAATCATTATTTGGTCCGATGAAGTTACCCAATTTTATGGCACAGTAGAAGCTACTGGAGGACCGATTTGGGGAAATGGCAGATTTGTCGAAATTTCTGGTGGAGATACCCTCGTCTTTCAAGGAAACGTCGATCTGGGTGCTGTGAATGGAGAGCAGGGAACACTTCTACTTGACCCCAAAAATATCACTATTTCTAATAACCCTTCCCAACCCAATGATATTGAACCAGAATTACCCGTTATTCAGTTTGACCTCCTTCCCAATGAAGATATTACGATCAATGCTGGGGTCTTAGAGCAACAAAATGGCAACATAGAACTACAAGCGACCAACGATATTACTATCGCCAGTGGGGTTTCTCTTAACTTTGTCAAAGGGGGATCAATTACGTTTATTGCTGATGCGGATACAGATAACCAAGGTTCATTTATTATGGACTCCTCCGCTACCTTGACTGCTCCAGGTCGAGAGATAAACATTTCTGGAGCCAGCATTAGCATCGGCAACTTGAATACTAGCAATAATCAACCCGGGGGGAATATTTCTCTAACTGCTTCTTCAGGAAATATTACAACGGGCAATTTAGATGCTCATTCTAATCAAGGAGGGGGAAATATTTCCTTAACTGCTTCTGGGGGAAATATTACGACGGGAACTGTGAATACATTCACTAAAATAGGTAATGGGGGTACGATTGAACTGAGTACAAGTCAAGGCAATATAACAACAGGAGAACTAAACTCAAGGGTCAGTCAGGGAGGTGGAAATGGTGGAGAGATTCAGCTAACTATTGCAGAAAGTGGGAATATTACCACCAGTGGTCTGAATATTTCGAGCACACAAAATGGGAAGTCAGGAAATATTATTTTTGAAACGCAACAAGGGGACATTACTGTTGATGGTGTTACTGATGCGAGTACCCACAATGGAGATGCAGGAAATATTATCTTTGAAACGCAACAAGGGAACATTACCGTTAATGATCTTACCGTTTCGAGGACACAAAATGGGAAATCAGGCAATATTACCTTTGAAACTCAACAAGGAAATATTACAGCACGAGATGTTAACTCAAGCACTCAAAATGGGGATGCGGGTGATATTACACTGAGGATTATATCGGGAAATGGGGCGATCGCCCATGGAAGCTTAGATGCGAGTGCCAAAAACGGCACACCTGGCAGCGTGATTGTTGAACCAATTCCCACTCCCAATCCTACTCCCTCTCCCACACCGAGTCCGAGTCCAGTTCCCACTCCCAATCCTACTCCCTCTCCCACACCAAGTCCGAGTCCCTCTCCCATTCCACTTCCTTTGCCTATTCCCAATCCCATACCCACACCCGAGCCAAGCCCTATACCTGCACCAACACCGGAACCGAGTCAAACACCAAATCCTACTCCAACGTCCACATCTAGCGATCAAGGTTCATCAGAGGATAATTCTAATGCCGATACTCTATCGCCAAAATCACAAACACCAACCCCCTCTAATACCGTAGAGACTAATCCTTCAGAATCCATAGAATCAGAGACTCAAAATACAAGTTCTTTAGAGGATTCTGAAGTTGAAATTGGCGAAGTCTTTGATTTTACGGCTGGCTTTGAACTATCTAAGTTCCCTAGCCCTCCAGAAGTGGAAATTGGAACCTTTCTTAATCTTGATCCTAATATCTCCCAATTAAATCCTGTTTTACATTCGCCTACTGTCCATTCAGTAGAAACATCAGAAATTTCATCTTTGAGTCTTCAAAATCAGATAGATGGTAGTGTCAATAAACCCATTTCCTATGCAAGTGCCGATCAAGAATCAGATGAAAAGAAAGAAGAAGCAAGGGTTATCAATCTGGGAAATTTAATGTCTCCACAAGAATTTAATGTGGTGATTCAGGAACGAGAAAAACAATTGAGTGATGAGTATGTTAATTATTTCAATTTAGATTTGCAAGGAGTTCAATATCATGCGGTTCGAGAGAGTCAAGAGATCTTGGAGCATATGGAGCAGCACACAGGAGTCAGAAGTGCAATTGTATATGTAGGATTTTATGTGCCAGAGGTGATTAATGCTCAGAATAAGACAGAGATTACGGAGAAGACTGAGCCAGAAGCGCAATATCTAGAATTGATGATGATAACGCCTGAAGGTAAACCCTTTCGCAAAATTATTGCAGGAGCAACAGAGGAACAAGTATTAAAGAAAGTTAGGGAGTTAACTTTAGAAATCACAAATCCCCGCCGACGATATACGACCAGTTATTTAAGTTCATCTGAGCAACTCTATGATTGGATTATTCGCCCACTAGAAGAGGAATTGAACCGGCAACAGATCGAGAATTTAGGGTTTGTTTTAACCACAGGCTTGCGATCGCTGCCCATGGCTGCTCTCTATGATGGCAATCAGTTCTTAATCGAACAGTACAGTGTGGCAATTATGCCTAATCTAACTTTGACAAATACTGATTTTTCTAAGTTTGAGGACACTCAGGTATTAGCTATGGGTGCATCCGAATTTACTGAACTGGCTCCCTTACCGGCTGTACCGATAGAGATTAACACCATTGTCAATACTTGGAGAGGGAATGAATTTCTTAATCAAGGATTCACCCTTAATAATTTGATTGACAGTCGCGAGCAACAAAAGTATAGCATTGTTCACTTGGCAACCCATGGTGAATTTCGCCCAGGGAGTCCAGAAAATTCCTATATTCAATTGTGGGATAGTCAACTCAAACTTAATCAGCTCGATCAACTTAACTTAAAAAATCCCTTGGTTGAACTTTTGGTCTTAAGCGCTTGTCGCACGGCATTAGGGAATCCGGATGCAGAATTAGGGTTTACCGGATTAGCTGTTCAAGCAGGTGTGAAAACAGCCTTGGGCAGTTTATGGTATGTCAGTGATGAAGGAACTTTGGGATTAATGAGTGAATTTTATGCCCATCTCAAACACTCAGGAATCAAGGCACAAGCCTTGCAAAAAAGTCAACAGGAAATGATTCAAGGATTGGTGAAAATCAAAGAAGGACAGTTAATTGTTCCTAGCTTAGAACAGCCTATTCCTTTGCCGGATAGTCTCAAAAATATGGATAATGAAGTTCTAAGTCATCCTTATTTTTGGTCTGGGTTTACCTTGGTCGGTTCGCCTTGGTAATATAGCAGAGAAAAGGAGAGTTAGGATATTTTCTGCGATTCGTGCCTATTGCTAGAGTGCCTCAAACCATAACCTAACAGCCCTAACCAACTCTTTCTCCGCTCTATCAATTCATAATGAAATAATTAACGGATCTAAAACTGACGTTAAACTAGATCTTAAGAGAAAGCTTCAAGGTGAACAAAGATGACTTATATGTGTGAGTTGGGTGCAGGACATCGAATCTACTTGGATAATCCAGGGATGCAAACTGTAGTCACGGCGATCGCCAGTAGTCCAGGACAACAACAGCAATCGAGTAATTCTTGGGAAACTGGTAGTTGGAGCAGTGCCCCAGAAGTATTTGCCACGGGAAGTGGAGTGGTGGTTAAGATAAAAACCTCTGGAGGCGATCGCCTCATTCAAGTTCAAGGTACTCAAATGGGTATGCTCAGTTCAACCAATATTTCTGGACAGCAACAGGCGATCGCCTTGCAAACCGTTGACGCTATGCCCAATACCTTCCAACCCATGAAACCGATGGAACAGATGAAACCCATGGAACCCATGAAAATGGGCAATATGGAAATGAGCTTTGCCCCCATGGAAATGAAAATGGGCAATATGGAAATGAAAATGGGATCAACCTCCTCTTCTGGTTCTTCCTCAACGACTCAACGGCGCTTTTGTACTCAATGCGGTGCAGCGATACAGCCAGAAGATCGGTTTTGCTCCAGTTGTGGGCATCGTTTGGAATAGGTTTGGGAGGAAGAGATGGGGGACACTTCCTTTGACACTTCAGCTTGGCTCAGTGCGGCGTTCTACTCAAGGAGTGCAGATGCACAGATCGACCTTGACCCATTATCCAAGTTTTAATGATTAATTATTAATTAATCATTGGTATAGTGGGTTTTGTGATCCCCGATTCTGTTAAGTAAAATCCGTGAAAGCAATTACACTCCTTGGTTCTACTGGTTCGATAGGTACTCAAACCCTTGATATTGTCGCCGAACATCCCGATCAATTCCGCATTGTTGGATTGGCAGCCGGTAATAATATCACCTTACTTGCCCAACAGATTGAGCAATTTCGCCCAGAAATTGTTGCGATTCGCAATCCTGATAAACTACCAGAATTAAAGTCCGCGATCGCCTCTATTGATCCCCAACCTATTTTACTCGCTGGAGAAACTGGGGTGGTTGAAGTCGCTGGTTATGGTGATTCTGAAAGTGTAGTCACTGGAATTGTCGGTTGTGCTGGACTTCTACCTACCCTAGCAGCGATTAAAGCAGGTAAAGATATTGCCTTAGCCAATAAAGAAACCCTGATTGCTGGCGGGCCAGTTGTATTACCCTTGGTAGAAGAACATGGCGTGAAATTACTCCCCGCAGATTCCGAACACTCAGCCATTTTCCAATGTTTGCAAGGTGTTCCTGAAGGAGGCTTGCGTAAGATTATTTTAACCGCTTCTGGGGGAGCATTCCGAGATTGGCCTGTAGAAAAGTTAGCTCAAGCTAAGGTCAGTGATGCCCTGAAACATCC
It encodes the following:
- a CDS encoding TerC family protein, whose protein sequence is MLDVILDFSHHFGLDTLFLIIILVALEAVLSADNAVALASISKGLESQKHQQQALNFGLAAAFILRIILILTATWVIRFWQFEFLGAVYLLWLVFNYFTSDEEETDRPHHGPKFQSLWQAVPIIAVTDLAFSLDSVTTAIAITDEIVLVLMGGILGIVALRFLANLFIRWLDEFENLEDAGYITVAFVGLRLLAKVITPDIVPPEWLMISLILLTFVWGFWKPNILKAN
- a CDS encoding mechanosensitive ion channel domain-containing protein; this encodes MSKPKRRLRQLVLAAMVCTLASWGDVVPRPMRSAAVAQEEATTASAPAPKTTEDPDIPVDELRLLVKPLTLAELQIEAEAWQGLLQAKVREISNQEIAIKRKNRKIQETEDAVQKLEEAQQTLEEAQEAEVTEGAGSTAVIEKTEEAEAALQEAQESVEAAAEAEQQIQEDEELRETVESTLDTEPEQEELGSLLENDLNTEDVEAVQEDFEEAAALLEGEVEGATEDSEEIDPVTDAPLGEGETAAESDGITDTEERIGQLGQVETQLEQAAEAEEDVKQELIVGVTELQNQQTALADRFKVILDAIDRRGGDTESYRTYIAAVSGIEIDVTDTQGLMVRLLAWAQSEEGGLRWARSLGIFLGIVSVSGVVSWFGGNALDALFVRTSFASELFEGFIVKTFRRGTIVMGVLIGLTALGVSLGPLLALIGGASFILAFALQSNLSNLASGLMLMFYKPFDVGDEVKVAGMWAIVDSISLANTTFKSWNGELVAVPNSTVWNDNIYNLTHTDVRKVKHTLRLNVNEDLPRVKELLVEVMKSHPKVLQDKPIGTYVYWYQEDHIPISAACWATKEDYWYVWEETLIMIQERFKQEGISVAIPTQVEIGYEFLQKHSGNMPSSLGESTMPSSLSGSTASFAKNS
- the dxr gene encoding 1-deoxy-D-xylulose-5-phosphate reductoisomerase, translating into MKAITLLGSTGSIGTQTLDIVAEHPDQFRIVGLAAGNNITLLAQQIEQFRPEIVAIRNPDKLPELKSAIASIDPQPILLAGETGVVEVAGYGDSESVVTGIVGCAGLLPTLAAIKAGKDIALANKETLIAGGPVVLPLVEEHGVKLLPADSEHSAIFQCLQGVPEGGLRKIILTASGGAFRDWPVEKLAQAKVSDALKHPNWSMGRKITIDSATLMNKGLEVIEAHFLFGMDYDNIEIVIHPQSIIHSLIEVQDTSVLAQLGWPDMRLPLLYALSWPERIYTDWETLDLVKVGSLTFRNPDHDKYPCMQLAYAAGRAGGSMPAVLNAANEQAVALFLDENIGFLEIPKVIEQVCDRHQSQNTSHPSLDDILEADQWARQMVLEVADGVKSTPLVMR
- the clpP gene encoding ATP-dependent Clp endopeptidase proteolytic subunit ClpP gives rise to the protein MIPTVIEQSGRGERAFDIYSRLLRERIVFLGQAIDADVANLVVAQLLFLDAEDPEKDIYLYINSPGGSVTAGMGIFDTMNQIRPDVSTICVGLAASMGAFLLSAGMKGKRMSLPHSRIMIHQPLGGAQGQATDIEIQAKEILYHKERLNELLASHTGQPLERIQEDTERDFFMSSNEAMEYGLIDQVINRRPSASQPISVVN
- a CDS encoding CHAT domain-containing protein; translation: MAAFLPRLSSGSTLLVLSLCPWLSVFGSVKGAAQPAPIIAAPDGTRTQVQAIGNQYQITGGQVSSDGANLFHSFTQFGLSPGQIANFLANPNLQNILGRINGGDPSIINGLLQVSGGNPNLYLVNPAGIVFGPNASLNVPAAFHASTATALGFDGLNGETNWFQVLGSNDYNALIGQPTTFEFQTANPGVIVNLGNLEVAAGESLTLMGGTALNAGTLTAPGGNLTVTAIPGAQRVRISQPGHLLSLDLPLNPNSNPFIAPNLATLLSTSGIDHASELHINQQGQVILTGSGMIVPEIPGVAIASGTLDISTSNPNSLPSTLNIFGQHVGLINAHLNASSPSQGGTIHIGGGFQGRGDQPNATHTLIDSQTLIQSNSTNQGNGGEIIIWSDEVTQFYGTVEATGGPIWGNGRFVEISGGDTLVFQGNVDLGAVNGEQGTLLLDPKNITISNNPSQPNDIEPELPVIQFDLLPNEDITINAGVLEQQNGNIELQATNDITIASGVSLNFVKGGSITFIADADTDNQGSFIMDSSATLTAPGREINISGASISIGNLNTSNNQPGGNISLTASSGNITTGNLDAHSNQGGGNISLTASGGNITTGTVNTFTKIGNGGTIELSTSQGNITTGELNSRVSQGGGNGGEIQLTIAESGNITTSGLNISSTQNGKSGNIIFETQQGDITVDGVTDASTHNGDAGNIIFETQQGNITVNDLTVSRTQNGKSGNITFETQQGNITARDVNSSTQNGDAGDITLRIISGNGAIAHGSLDASAKNGTPGSVIVEPIPTPNPTPSPTPSPSPVPTPNPTPSPTPSPSPSPIPLPLPIPNPIPTPEPSPIPAPTPEPSQTPNPTPTSTSSDQGSSEDNSNADTLSPKSQTPTPSNTVETNPSESIESETQNTSSLEDSEVEIGEVFDFTAGFELSKFPSPPEVEIGTFLNLDPNISQLNPVLHSPTVHSVETSEISSLSLQNQIDGSVNKPISYASADQESDEKKEEARVINLGNLMSPQEFNVVIQEREKQLSDEYVNYFNLDLQGVQYHAVRESQEILEHMEQHTGVRSAIVYVGFYVPEVINAQNKTEITEKTEPEAQYLELMMITPEGKPFRKIIAGATEEQVLKKVRELTLEITNPRRRYTTSYLSSSEQLYDWIIRPLEEELNRQQIENLGFVLTTGLRSLPMAALYDGNQFLIEQYSVAIMPNLTLTNTDFSKFEDTQVLAMGASEFTELAPLPAVPIEINTIVNTWRGNEFLNQGFTLNNLIDSREQQKYSIVHLATHGEFRPGSPENSYIQLWDSQLKLNQLDQLNLKNPLVELLVLSACRTALGNPDAELGFTGLAVQAGVKTALGSLWYVSDEGTLGLMSEFYAHLKHSGIKAQALQKSQQEMIQGLVKIKEGQLIVPSLEQPIPLPDSLKNMDNEVLSHPYFWSGFTLVGSPW
- a CDS encoding zinc ribbon domain-containing protein, with translation MTYMCELGAGHRIYLDNPGMQTVVTAIASSPGQQQQSSNSWETGSWSSAPEVFATGSGVVVKIKTSGGDRLIQVQGTQMGMLSSTNISGQQQAIALQTVDAMPNTFQPMKPMEQMKPMEPMKMGNMEMSFAPMEMKMGNMEMKMGSTSSSGSSSTTQRRFCTQCGAAIQPEDRFCSSCGHRLE